A region of Moorena producens PAL-8-15-08-1 DNA encodes the following proteins:
- a CDS encoding sigma-70 family RNA polymerase sigma factor, which translates to MIKPQPHKEIFKLLNSLSIPIQVWMCQFNINSNYTHEDIKNDIFLVLQELIKSGRIESHLEVDEGLSLVLIKGDLREPIINPRAWLRTIALNYIRALYRKHNRFSDISSEMWESLLSTEQNNAVSYRHTHPMQYIENLELRDNIKKLPEQDSAILELFYFKKLSYAEISSHLEDNGYGRYTEETIRQKKCRGLKKLRQLYL; encoded by the coding sequence ATGATAAAACCCCAACCACACAAAGAAATTTTCAAGCTGTTAAATTCACTATCTATTCCAATACAAGTTTGGATGTGCCAATTTAATATTAATAGCAATTATACCCATGAAGATATCAAAAATGATATCTTTTTAGTTCTCCAAGAACTAATCAAATCCGGGAGAATAGAGTCGCATTTAGAAGTTGATGAGGGACTTTCGCTGGTTCTAATTAAGGGTGACTTAAGAGAGCCAATTATTAATCCAAGGGCTTGGTTGCGAACAATTGCCTTGAATTACATAAGGGCACTGTACCGTAAGCATAATAGGTTTTCAGATATTAGTTCGGAAATGTGGGAAAGTTTACTCTCGACTGAGCAGAATAATGCGGTCTCTTACCGTCACACTCACCCTATGCAGTATATAGAGAATTTAGAACTGCGGGATAATATCAAAAAACTTCCTGAGCAAGACTCAGCAATTTTAGAGTTATTCTATTTTAAAAAGCTTTCCTATGCTGAAATTTCGAGTCATTTAGAGGATAACGGCTATGGTCGGTATACGGAAGAAACTATTCGGCAAAAAAAGTGCCGAGGACTCAAAAAACTCCGCCAACTTTATTTATAA
- a CDS encoding TVP38/TMEM64 family protein: protein MISTRRSSQSHPRKVMKGFKLVSLTLLAMVMVLVVHAEPSFAQESASSGGFNPQELLRNALQWIDSLGPIGAIAFIAIYIIAAVAFLPGSILTLGAGVVFGVVLGSIYVFIGATIGATAAFLVGRYLARDWIAQKIAGNDKFSAIDEAVGQEGFKIVLLTRLSPVFPFNLLNYAYGLTGVSLKDYVLGSIGMIPGTVMYVYIGSLAGDLAMIGGGDAPTNPTVQWAIRIIGFIATVAVTLYVTNVAKKALDKSVSKETV from the coding sequence ATGATAAGTACAAGAAGAAGCAGTCAATCTCATCCCCGAAAGGTCATGAAGGGTTTCAAGTTAGTTTCATTAACATTACTGGCAATGGTGATGGTACTGGTGGTACACGCTGAGCCTAGTTTTGCACAGGAATCCGCTAGTAGTGGAGGATTCAATCCCCAAGAACTATTGCGCAATGCTTTGCAGTGGATTGATAGTCTCGGACCCATCGGAGCGATCGCATTTATCGCAATCTATATCATTGCTGCCGTAGCATTTTTGCCTGGGTCTATCCTCACCCTAGGGGCTGGGGTAGTATTTGGTGTTGTCTTAGGCTCAATCTATGTGTTCATCGGAGCCACTATCGGAGCTACGGCTGCTTTTCTGGTTGGGCGTTATCTAGCTAGGGACTGGATTGCACAAAAAATTGCTGGAAATGACAAGTTTAGTGCTATTGATGAAGCGGTAGGTCAGGAAGGATTCAAAATTGTCCTATTGACTCGACTCTCTCCTGTATTTCCCTTCAACCTCTTAAACTATGCCTATGGTCTAACTGGGGTTTCTCTGAAAGACTATGTCTTAGGCTCCATTGGCATGATTCCAGGAACAGTCATGTACGTTTACATCGGTTCTCTGGCTGGAGACCTGGCCATGATCGGTGGTGGTGACGCACCCACCAATCCCACTGTCCAGTGGGCAATTCGGATTATTGGTTTTATCGCCACTGTTGCGGTCACACTTTATGTCACTAATGTGGCTAAGAAAGCTTTAGACAAAAGCGTTTCCAAAGAGACAGTTTAA
- a CDS encoding transposase has translation MAYGGKGKGVLIHTLTEGSGMPLANCTTPANGSEREQVLPLLDQVKLKTLKPGRPRKRLKVLAADKGYDSKEKRAALRKRGIRPQIPKRIWKTKKNRGRPIKMSVPRYQQERCFAWYSAKISSSSGSLGTTKSLF, from the coding sequence ATTGCTTATGGTGGTAAAGGTAAAGGTGTTCTGATTCACACCCTGACTGAAGGTAGTGGAATGCCTCTAGCTAACTGTACAACTCCTGCCAATGGTAGTGAAAGAGAACAAGTCTTACCTCTACTGGATCAAGTCAAATTGAAAACTTTGAAACCAGGTAGACCACGTAAGAGGCTCAAGGTACTAGCTGCCGATAAAGGTTATGATTCCAAAGAAAAACGTGCTGCTCTGCGTAAGCGAGGCATTCGACCCCAAATACCAAAACGGATTTGGAAAACCAAGAAAAATCGAGGAAGACCGATTAAAATGTCGGTGCCCAGATATCAACAGGAACGTTGTTTTGCTTGGTATAGCGCGAAAATATCGTCGTCTAGTGGTTCGTTGGGAACGACAAAAAGTTTATTTTGA
- a CDS encoding RNA-guided endonuclease InsQ/TnpB family protein, producing the protein MIQRAYRYRFYPTTEQETLLRRTLGCTRLVYNMALAARTQAWYENQERVGYAQTSSMLTSWKKQEELSFLNEVSCVPLQQGLRNLSAKPTLREQKAFANFWAGRAKYPNFKKKHNGGSAEFTKSAFRWKNGQVFLAKCSQHLPIRWSRQIPENCTPSTITVKLDARGRWYVSILVDDHTIKPFPKTDKSIGLDVGINSLIATSDGEKITNPKHFKGLHKKLRRVQKVLSRKKKGSKNRQKARLKVAKVHAHITDTRKDFLHKLTTQLVRENQTIVVEDLAIKNMVKNHKLALAISDASWGELTRQLDYKCQWYGRDLIKIDRWFPSSKRCGNCGHIVDKMPLDIREWKCPECGIIHDRDINASQNILAAGLAVSVCGANIRPDNHKVEGQLRKSRSRSVGFAETGRKQKPKS; encoded by the coding sequence ATGATTCAACGTGCCTATCGCTATCGCTTTTACCCAACGACCGAGCAAGAAACTCTCTTGCGACGGACACTGGGTTGTACTCGGTTGGTTTACAACATGGCTTTAGCTGCTAGGACTCAAGCTTGGTATGAGAATCAAGAACGAGTTGGGTATGCACAAACATCCTCAATGCTAACAAGTTGGAAAAAGCAAGAAGAGCTTAGTTTCCTTAATGAGGTTAGCTGTGTACCGCTTCAACAAGGCTTGAGGAACCTTTCGGCGAAGCCGACGCTACGCGAACAAAAAGCATTTGCGAATTTCTGGGCAGGACGTGCTAAATATCCCAATTTCAAAAAGAAACATAATGGCGGTAGTGCTGAATTTACTAAGTCGGCTTTCCGTTGGAAGAATGGGCAAGTATTTTTAGCTAAATGCTCTCAGCACTTGCCAATCCGATGGAGTAGACAAATACCTGAAAATTGCACTCCTTCTACTATTACTGTCAAGTTGGATGCTAGAGGACGTTGGTATGTATCTATTCTGGTAGATGACCATACTATTAAGCCTTTTCCAAAAACTGATAAGTCTATCGGTTTGGATGTGGGAATAAATAGCTTGATCGCTACTAGTGACGGAGAAAAGATTACTAATCCCAAGCACTTTAAGGGATTACACAAGAAATTAAGACGTGTTCAAAAAGTCCTGTCTCGCAAGAAGAAAGGTTCTAAAAACAGACAAAAAGCTAGACTAAAAGTAGCTAAAGTACATGCACACATAACTGATACCCGTAAAGACTTTTTGCATAAGCTGACTACTCAACTGGTACGCGAAAACCAAACGATTGTCGTTGAGGATTTAGCTATAAAAAACATGGTTAAGAACCATAAACTTGCCCTTGCTATTAGCGACGCTAGTTGGGGGGAATTAACTAGACAACTGGATTACAAATGCCAGTGGTATGGTCGAGACTTAATTAAGATTGACCGATGGTTTCCTAGTTCTAAAAGATGTGGGAACTGTGGGCATATCGTTGATAAAATGCCGTTGGATATTAGGGAGTGGAAGTGTCCTGAATGTGGGATTATCCATGACCGTGATATCAACGCGAGTCAGAATATTTTGGCGGCAGGACTTGCCGTGTCAGTCTGTGGAGCGAACATAAGACCTGACAACCATAAGGTTGAAGGGCAGTTGCGAAAATCCCGTTCGCGTAGTGTCGGCTTTGCCGAAACGGGAAGGAAACAGAAACCTAAATCGTGA
- a CDS encoding XisI protein — MDKLEVYRQHIQDLLKKRASIKSANPAIETQLIFDTERDHYQMVHTGWKNNTTRIYGCSVHVDIKDAKIWIQHDGSEIAIADQLVELGVPKQDIVLAYQAPIMRQYTEFAVG; from the coding sequence ATGGATAAACTAGAGGTATATCGACAGCACATTCAGGACTTGCTTAAAAAACGCGCCAGTATTAAGTCGGCGAATCCGGCCATCGAAACCCAGCTCATTTTTGATACGGAACGGGATCATTACCAGATGGTTCATACCGGTTGGAAAAATAACACCACACGTATTTATGGGTGTTCTGTACATGTGGATATTAAAGATGCCAAGATTTGGATACAGCATGATGGGTCGGAGATTGCGATCGCAGATCAGTTAGTTGAGCTGGGCGTACCAAAGCAGGATATTGTCTTGGCCTATCAGGCACCGATTATGAGGCAGTATACCGAGTTTGCGGTGGGGTGA
- a CDS encoding transposase, whose amino-acid sequence MYDSMAGRFEGLSDLEWKLFEDIFPKDPEKRGKGMPHCPYRYVLNSLLYLLITGCRWCDLPRGEIWASKSSSHRWLKRWRLDGTFEHLQARVLAIADQKGLIKWEFGAVDGSFSPWQGRR is encoded by the coding sequence GTGTATGACTCTATGGCTGGGCGCTTTGAAGGGTTAAGTGATTTGGAATGGAAGTTGTTTGAAGATATCTTCCCCAAGGACCCAGAAAAACGGGGTAAAGGAATGCCTCATTGTCCCTATCGTTATGTTTTAAACAGTTTGTTGTACCTACTGATTACTGGATGTAGATGGTGTGATCTACCACGAGGGGAGATCTGGGCATCAAAAAGTTCGTCTCATCGATGGCTAAAGCGATGGCGCTTAGATGGAACATTTGAACATTTACAAGCACGTGTGCTAGCGATCGCAGATCAAAAGGGCTTGATTAAATGGGAGTTTGGTGCCGTAGACGGCTCTTTTTCCCCCTGGCAAGGGAGGAGGTGA
- a CDS encoding DUF4926 domain-containing protein → MAFELFSRVALREDFPKHKLQQGDIATIVDHHPIQDGEDGYSLEVFNGIGETIAVLVVSESQIESLMKNEVLHIRRLDEAV, encoded by the coding sequence ATGGCATTTGAGTTATTTTCACGGGTGGCTCTGCGGGAAGATTTTCCCAAGCATAAGTTGCAGCAAGGGGATATTGCAACGATTGTCGATCACCATCCAATACAAGACGGAGAGGATGGTTATAGTCTGGAAGTTTTCAATGGGATCGGGGAAACGATCGCCGTTTTAGTGGTTTCAGAGTCACAAATTGAGTCATTAATGAAAAATGAGGTTCTGCATATCCGAAGATTGGATGAAGCCGTTTGA
- a CDS encoding Uma2 family endonuclease, whose amino-acid sequence MIANPQSQKMTVEAYLEWEPHQELRYEFINGDILAMTGGSIPHNDIAINLLAALRPHVRPKGCRINIADAKVKVTESIYRYPDVVVSCDQRDRIAINAIQYPKLIVEVLSPATEALDRGKKFKEYRTLPSLEEYVLISSTEINVEIYRRGEGRLWLYRAYQAGDVITLESVGFEFAIALLYEDIPLDR is encoded by the coding sequence ATGATTGCCAATCCTCAGTCCCAGAAAATGACTGTCGAAGCTTACTTGGAATGGGAACCACACCAGGAACTTCGATACGAATTTATTAATGGTGACATTTTGGCTATGACAGGTGGCAGCATCCCCCACAACGATATTGCGATTAATCTACTAGCTGCGCTACGTCCCCACGTTCGTCCCAAAGGCTGTCGCATCAATATTGCTGATGCCAAAGTAAAGGTTACCGAATCTATCTACCGTTATCCAGATGTGGTGGTGAGCTGCGATCAGCGAGATAGAATAGCGATTAACGCGATCCAATATCCAAAACTTATCGTTGAAGTGCTCTCCCCCGCTACAGAAGCTCTCGATCGGGGGAAAAAGTTCAAAGAATATCGCACTCTACCCAGCCTAGAAGAATACGTCCTGATCAGCTCTACTGAGATCAACGTCGAGATTTACCGGAGGGGCGAAGGGAGGTTGTGGCTATACAGGGCATACCAAGCTGGAGATGTGATCACCCTGGAGAGCGTTGGCTTTGAGTTTGCGATCGCACTCCTGTATGAGGATATCCCACTAGACCGGTGA
- a CDS encoding class I SAM-dependent methyltransferase → MSSSNQKHYKRIGSIYDDLWSYSEDYIRFMGLSIIEHLRLTSTDSLVDLGCGTGLFTQAIPKEIQLDNPIICVDPSEEMLSQIPLSPQYQIRAVDAITFVSETSGYNKVYMKEAIHHIDNKELLFSSLFEKLTSGGMFLLILLPPTIEYPLFKEALERYERGQPNYNDLTSLLEKVGFNVSVNFVEYLQSIPKEQYFKMVANRYMSLLSFFDDQQLQEGLAEISEKYAQQSILEFPDRFVFITASK, encoded by the coding sequence ATGAGTAGCTCAAATCAAAAACACTATAAAAGAATCGGGAGTATCTATGATGATTTGTGGAGTTACTCAGAAGATTACATTAGATTTATGGGTTTAAGCATAATTGAACATTTACGCTTAACCTCAACAGATAGTCTTGTAGATTTAGGCTGCGGTACAGGGCTTTTTACCCAAGCAATTCCTAAGGAAATACAGTTAGATAATCCGATTATCTGCGTGGATCCTTCTGAAGAGATGCTCTCACAAATCCCCTTAAGCCCTCAATACCAAATTAGGGCAGTAGATGCGATTACTTTTGTCTCTGAAACCTCAGGTTATAATAAGGTCTATATGAAGGAAGCCATTCATCATATAGACAATAAAGAATTACTATTTAGTAGTTTGTTTGAAAAGCTAACTAGTGGAGGAATGTTTTTGCTGATACTTCTGCCTCCAACTATTGAGTATCCTTTATTCAAGGAAGCTTTAGAGCGATATGAAAGAGGGCAGCCTAACTATAACGATCTCACTAGTTTACTTGAAAAAGTCGGCTTCAACGTCTCAGTTAATTTTGTTGAATATCTTCAGTCAATTCCTAAAGAACAATACTTTAAAATGGTAGCAAATCGCTATATGTCCTTACTGTCATTCTTTGATGATCAACAGTTACAGGAAGGTCTAGCAGAAATCTCAGAAAAATATGCTCAACAATCTATCCTTGAATTTCCTGACCGTTTTGTTTTTATTACAGCAAGTAAGTAG
- a CDS encoding XisH family protein, giving the protein MAKDRFHNAVRTALEKENWVITADPYQLSVGEVDFEIDLAAELIAAERAGEKIAVEIQSFIDRSLVSDFHTALGKCINYQFALNEVDTQRNLYLAIPETIYQSFFQRRFVRSVIDKTQINLLIYDQTHEVIRQWL; this is encoded by the coding sequence ATGGCAAAGGATCGTTTCCACAATGCAGTGAGAACTGCCCTAGAAAAAGAGAACTGGGTAATTACTGCCGATCCCTATCAACTGAGTGTTGGGGAAGTGGATTTTGAAATTGATCTTGCTGCAGAGCTAATCGCTGCGGAACGAGCAGGAGAAAAAATTGCTGTGGAAATTCAAAGCTTTATTGATCGATCCCTTGTCTCCGATTTTCATACTGCTCTTGGAAAATGCATCAATTATCAATTTGCTCTAAATGAAGTTGATACCCAACGTAATCTTTACCTTGCTATTCCTGAAACAATTTACCAATCTTTTTTTCAGCGACGCTTTGTACGATCAGTAATTGATAAGACTCAAATCAATTTACTTATCTATGACCAAACTCACGAGGTTATTCGGCAATGGCTGTAG
- a CDS encoding DUF6883 domain-containing protein: MPSLQRPNLPARYLLVWRDNDDKSKFLAQAGYSQENWQQLEIDLRSQILPLDATLSDEPNRFGDVYTIRGILVGPNGVELDIKTIWMVEHETQQTKFITHPDKEAR; encoded by the coding sequence ATGCCATCATTGCAACGGCCAAACTTACCAGCCAGATATTTGTTGGTTTGGCGTGATAACGATGATAAGTCAAAATTTTTAGCTCAGGCAGGCTATAGTCAAGAGAACTGGCAACAGTTAGAAATAGATTTGCGTTCCCAGATTTTGCCATTGGATGCGACTTTGAGCGATGAACCCAACCGATTTGGCGATGTTTATACCATTCGGGGCATTTTAGTAGGACCAAATGGAGTTGAACTAGACATCAAGACAATTTGGATGGTGGAGCATGAAACTCAACAGACAAAGTTTATCACCCACCCAGATAAGGAGGCTAGATAA
- a CDS encoding mercuric reductase has product MSSSQYQRVIVPPMDEYNQRLVNYVHPGDWVNPKPVDCYDLVVIGAGTAGLVTAAGAAGIGVGLKVALIERHLMGGDCLNVGCVPSKCLIRSSRVVAEMRNAGAFGVKVPDNIEVDFPAVMERMRRLRAGISHHDSAQRFKDTYGIDIFLGNGRFTGDDTIEVNDTTLKFKKAVIATGARAVRPRVEGMEEAGYLTNETVFSLTERPNRLAVIGGGPIGCELAQSFRRLGCEVVLFHRGSHILNKEDADAADIVQKVFLKEGIRLVLGAKLNRVEKTEAGKTLHFNSCTGLEESVTVDEILIGAGRAPNVEGLNLELVGVEYDQRKGVKVNDYLETTNPKIYAAGDICMDWKFTHAADSAARIVIKNTLFSPFGLGKYKLSNLVMPWATYTDPEIAHVGMYEHEAQAKGFNVNTIKIPFSTVDRAIADGEEEGFVKIHHKKGSDQILGATIVATHAGEMISEVTTAIVHKIGLSKLSSVIHPYPTQAEGIKKAADAYRRTLLTPRTKTFLEFLTKLS; this is encoded by the coding sequence ATGTCAAGTTCTCAATACCAAAGAGTTATTGTTCCACCCATGGACGAGTATAACCAGAGGTTGGTTAACTACGTTCATCCAGGGGATTGGGTTAATCCAAAACCTGTTGATTGTTATGACTTAGTGGTAATTGGTGCTGGTACAGCTGGATTAGTTACAGCAGCAGGTGCAGCAGGTATCGGTGTTGGTTTGAAAGTGGCATTGATTGAACGGCATTTGATGGGTGGGGATTGTTTAAATGTAGGTTGTGTCCCCTCCAAGTGTTTGATTCGGTCATCTCGGGTAGTGGCTGAGATGCGCAATGCGGGAGCCTTTGGGGTTAAAGTTCCAGATAATATTGAAGTAGACTTCCCCGCAGTGATGGAACGAATGCGTCGGCTACGAGCAGGGATTAGCCATCACGATTCTGCTCAACGCTTCAAAGATACCTATGGTATTGATATATTTTTAGGAAATGGTCGGTTTACCGGTGATGATACCATTGAAGTAAACGATACTACCCTAAAGTTTAAGAAAGCGGTAATTGCTACAGGAGCAAGAGCAGTAAGACCCCGAGTTGAGGGCATGGAAGAGGCGGGGTATCTCACCAATGAAACGGTATTTTCTCTGACAGAACGTCCCAATCGATTAGCTGTTATTGGTGGCGGTCCAATTGGGTGTGAATTAGCTCAGTCTTTCCGCCGTTTAGGTTGTGAAGTAGTGCTGTTCCATCGCGGTTCTCACATTTTAAATAAAGAAGATGCTGACGCCGCAGATATTGTTCAAAAAGTCTTTTTAAAAGAAGGTATCCGTTTAGTCCTGGGTGCCAAATTGAACCGGGTCGAGAAGACAGAGGCAGGTAAAACCTTACACTTCAATAGCTGCACTGGTTTGGAAGAGTCGGTCACGGTAGATGAAATTTTGATCGGTGCTGGACGTGCGCCCAATGTGGAAGGGTTAAATTTGGAACTGGTCGGGGTAGAGTATGACCAGCGTAAAGGAGTGAAGGTGAATGATTACCTTGAGACTACCAATCCCAAAATTTATGCTGCTGGTGATATTTGCATGGACTGGAAGTTTACCCATGCAGCGGATTCAGCAGCACGGATTGTGATTAAGAATACTCTATTTTCTCCCTTTGGCTTGGGTAAATATAAACTGAGTAACTTGGTGATGCCTTGGGCAACTTATACTGATCCAGAAATTGCCCATGTGGGAATGTATGAACATGAAGCTCAAGCTAAAGGATTTAATGTTAATACGATTAAAATTCCCTTTAGTACTGTAGACCGAGCGATCGCAGATGGCGAAGAAGAGGGATTTGTTAAAATTCACCACAAGAAGGGGTCAGATCAAATCCTGGGAGCAACTATTGTGGCAACTCATGCAGGGGAAATGATTTCTGAGGTGACTACAGCAATTGTCCATAAGATTGGTTTGAGTAAGCTTTCGAGCGTAATTCATCCCTATCCCACTCAAGCAGAAGGAATTAAAAAAGCCGCAGATGCCTATCGCCGCACCCTCTTAACACCAAGAACTAAAACATTTTTAGAGTTCCTGACCAAGCTTTCTTAG
- a CDS encoding XisI protein gives MPKREGNRNLNREVWESPTKRGSLVAGGCQYLLLHTGWKDNRRTHGCSLHLDIKNGKIWIQHDGTEIGIATQLLELGVPAEDIVLGFHSPNMRQYTEFAVD, from the coding sequence TTGCCGAAACGGGAAGGAAACAGAAACCTAAATCGTGAGGTTTGGGAATCCCCCACAAAGCGCGGTAGCTTAGTGGCGGGAGGATGTCAATATCTGTTGCTGCACACTGGCTGGAAAGATAACCGTCGCACCCACGGATGTAGCCTCCACTTAGATATCAAAAATGGTAAAATCTGGATTCAGCATGATGGCACGGAAATTGGCATTGCTACCCAATTGCTTGAACTGGGTGTTCCGGCTGAGGATATTGTCCTTGGCTTCCACTCCCCGAACATGCGCCAATATACCGAGTTTGCCGTTGATTAA
- a CDS encoding pentapeptide repeat-containing protein: MNSKELQERYAAGERYFCAIDLVQANLSGINLSGANLSRADLSGANLSRADLSGAKLRCAKLERANLTDAKLHRANLGRGKLAGAKLSRADLRAANLKGADLAEVDWKDAELWGTVMPDGRVVSSSTQDLAS, translated from the coding sequence ATGAATAGCAAAGAACTTCAAGAAAGGTACGCAGCAGGAGAACGATATTTTTGTGCTATCGACCTAGTTCAAGCTAATCTGAGTGGTATCAACCTTAGTGGTGCGAATCTGAGTCGAGCAGATTTAAGCGGAGCTAACCTGAGCCGAGCCGATTTGAGTGGGGCTAAGTTGCGTTGTGCGAAATTGGAAAGAGCTAATTTGACTGATGCCAAGCTTCACAGGGCAAATCTAGGTCGAGGGAAACTTGCTGGAGCAAAGCTAAGTCGAGCAGATTTGAGAGCTGCCAATCTCAAGGGTGCGGATCTGGCTGAAGTAGACTGGAAGGATGCAGAACTATGGGGTACGGTTATGCCTGATGGTAGGGTTGTTTCCTCATCTACTCAAGATCTAGCTTCCTAG
- a CDS encoding cysteine dioxygenase — translation MFSQCEILEDSKEQLKTIVREVSEPDNLPEHSELFQLVQEYHHLATQKELTQEDGERMAQMFELAVLDSQFDQCIDRVDQLISQSLQSCASSGCSGSLSLDEFIYQVNAIAPQDMSMEKFKELAANLNLSEKLLEQSISFNKSDYHRQLVCMTRFGDIFVISWEPGQFSQIHTHGEQISIIRVYKGTLTHRFYDPVEHLQGKQGYRKNDEKKFTEGELTCVGFHQTHQLANESQKRLVTVHVRFFK, via the coding sequence ATGTTTAGTCAATGTGAAATATTAGAAGATTCCAAAGAACAACTCAAAACAATAGTCCGAGAAGTCTCTGAGCCAGATAATCTTCCGGAACACTCAGAGCTTTTTCAGTTGGTTCAAGAGTATCACCACCTAGCGACTCAAAAAGAGCTTACGCAAGAAGATGGTGAGAGAATGGCACAAATGTTTGAGCTGGCAGTATTAGATTCGCAGTTTGACCAGTGCATTGACAGGGTAGATCAGCTGATCAGCCAGTCCTTGCAGTCTTGTGCCTCTTCAGGTTGCTCTGGTTCCCTTTCGCTAGACGAATTTATCTATCAGGTAAATGCCATAGCGCCCCAAGACATGAGTATGGAGAAGTTCAAAGAGCTTGCGGCGAACCTTAATTTGAGTGAAAAGCTACTGGAGCAATCTATTAGTTTTAACAAAAGTGACTACCATCGCCAATTAGTTTGTATGACCCGTTTTGGTGATATTTTTGTTATTTCTTGGGAGCCGGGTCAATTTTCACAAATACATACCCACGGAGAGCAAATTAGCATAATCCGTGTCTACAAAGGAACCCTTACCCACCGCTTTTATGATCCAGTGGAGCACTTACAAGGAAAGCAGGGCTACCGAAAAAACGACGAGAAAAAGTTCACAGAAGGTGAGTTAACCTGCGTTGGGTTTCATCAGACTCACCAGCTTGCTAACGAGTCCCAAAAAAGACTGGTTACTGTGCATGTTAGGTTCTTCAAATAA